A part of Marinomonas rhizomae genomic DNA contains:
- a CDS encoding efflux RND transporter permease subunit — MNPPDQPKGIIPWFAGNPVAANLLMLLVISLGVINMGSLNKKSFPTLPPNGIDINVSYDSGSAKESEEGIAIPIEQKLQGVEGIKNIMSTSSASGAKVSIEVKDGYDLDNVFSDIKDKVGEINSFPSEADRAVITKDTRSELAIIIQLYGDADRRTLQKLADELKTDLLSDEQINSVGISGTLNPIMLIDVDKNKLEAYGLTLSNLSAAITAESATSRVAALSNKDVYLKISAAEQAYFKQQFSNIIIKTNATGGNIKLGDIAAIRDTFDDDEFVLSRFNQKDSLSIRVNTTGNDDIINTVEATKKVVDKWKQSDRLPSQVQLTTWNDRSESINQRLDLMIKNALTGVLLVFVLLAIFLNITVAFWVAMGLPFIFFGTIFAMGTSSIDLTLNMITTFGFILALGIVVDDAVVVGESIYATRARDGDTLGNTIKGTMEVAVPTLFGVFTTVAAFWALSNIDGRLGQIYSQFAIVVAICLVLSVIESKIILPAHLSHLNTRKSKPNNILSSFWAIIQGGADKGLQFFSDKLYRPAIDFALQQRYAMCVAFVTLFALVMSMPFTGDIRMSFFPRIPGDSVRTTLTMQSDSSYGETQKALLIIEQKAYQADKELIQEAKKKGKIPADTSPQATGIKHIQTASNGDQAGNFRVELVSGSPYYNSRQFTSKWQDISAQVEGVKSLRIRYGQDTVDALYVELTSSNSSALDGAIETLIEKLNAVPAVTGVEKFDTPPEARLALDLTEQGRLLGLDTKDLASQVAQNFDGTVVQKYQRDNDEIEVRLGFPKDQQESPAAVMDTKIALENGSRIPLSTVARLTKTEVQTDIIRIDGKRSYYLSAEVDKDVMSSTEVVDYLQSAIMPNLQKQFSSVNFNFSGEAQEQEETESSLAKMFMLALLIIYALLAIPLKSYSQPIIIMMAIPFGIIGALLGHWINDLALSIFSLNGILALSGVVVNDSLLLVSRFNDIRKDTVHVKQAIRQACQSRLRAVLLTSFTTFAGLIPILWETSRQAQALIPAAVSLGYGIMFATVITLILIPVLLMIKEDIHLLIDRLKNKTVEVLEPISENKE; from the coding sequence ATGAATCCACCAGATCAACCAAAAGGTATTATTCCGTGGTTTGCAGGCAACCCTGTAGCCGCCAACCTATTAATGCTGCTTGTTATTTCCCTCGGTGTTATCAACATGGGATCACTAAATAAAAAAAGCTTTCCGACACTTCCTCCCAACGGCATAGACATTAATGTCAGCTACGACAGTGGTTCGGCCAAAGAAAGCGAAGAAGGCATTGCCATTCCCATCGAACAAAAACTGCAAGGCGTAGAAGGCATCAAGAACATCATGTCGACGTCTTCAGCGAGCGGTGCAAAAGTCAGCATTGAAGTCAAAGACGGTTACGATCTTGACAATGTGTTTTCGGACATCAAAGACAAAGTCGGCGAGATCAATTCCTTTCCGAGTGAGGCAGACCGAGCCGTAATCACCAAGGACACACGTTCCGAGCTGGCTATTATTATTCAACTTTATGGTGATGCAGACAGACGCACCCTACAAAAGCTGGCAGATGAGCTAAAAACCGACTTGCTTTCCGATGAGCAAATTAACTCTGTGGGTATTTCTGGCACGTTAAATCCCATCATGTTAATTGACGTCGACAAAAACAAACTCGAAGCTTACGGCTTGACCTTGTCGAATCTAAGCGCTGCGATAACGGCCGAATCAGCAACATCGCGAGTCGCAGCGTTAAGTAACAAAGATGTTTACTTGAAAATCAGCGCCGCAGAACAAGCCTATTTCAAACAGCAATTTAGCAATATCATCATCAAGACCAACGCCACGGGCGGTAATATCAAACTGGGTGATATCGCGGCCATTAGAGACACTTTTGACGATGATGAGTTTGTGTTGTCGCGTTTTAATCAAAAAGACAGCCTGTCGATTCGTGTCAATACCACGGGTAACGACGACATCATCAATACAGTGGAAGCCACCAAAAAAGTGGTGGATAAATGGAAACAAAGCGACCGTTTGCCGTCTCAAGTGCAACTCACTACTTGGAATGATCGCAGTGAATCTATCAACCAACGTTTAGACTTGATGATCAAAAATGCCCTGACTGGCGTGTTATTGGTATTTGTATTACTGGCGATTTTCCTCAATATCACTGTGGCATTCTGGGTCGCCATGGGCTTGCCTTTCATTTTTTTCGGCACTATTTTTGCCATGGGAACCAGCAGCATTGACCTCACTTTGAACATGATCACTACTTTCGGCTTTATCCTTGCGTTAGGAATTGTGGTCGATGACGCTGTGGTGGTTGGAGAAAGTATTTATGCCACCCGAGCCAGAGATGGAGACACATTAGGCAATACCATTAAAGGCACCATGGAAGTGGCTGTGCCAACGTTATTTGGTGTGTTTACTACTGTGGCGGCATTCTGGGCTTTGTCCAATATCGATGGACGACTCGGACAGATTTATTCCCAATTCGCCATCGTTGTAGCCATCTGCTTGGTACTCTCTGTGATCGAGTCGAAAATCATTTTACCGGCGCACTTGTCTCACCTAAATACTCGAAAATCCAAGCCAAATAATATCTTGTCTTCTTTTTGGGCAATCATTCAAGGTGGCGCGGATAAAGGCTTACAGTTTTTCAGCGACAAACTCTACCGACCAGCCATAGACTTTGCATTACAGCAACGCTACGCAATGTGTGTTGCTTTCGTTACCTTATTTGCTTTGGTTATGTCGATGCCATTTACGGGCGACATTCGCATGAGTTTCTTCCCTCGTATTCCGGGAGATTCAGTACGTACCACTTTAACTATGCAGAGTGATAGCAGCTACGGAGAAACGCAAAAGGCGCTCTTGATTATCGAACAAAAAGCCTATCAAGCCGATAAAGAACTCATTCAAGAAGCGAAGAAAAAAGGCAAAATCCCCGCTGATACATCACCGCAAGCAACAGGTATCAAACATATACAAACAGCGTCAAATGGCGATCAAGCCGGTAACTTTCGCGTCGAACTGGTCAGTGGTTCGCCTTATTACAATTCAAGACAATTCACCAGTAAATGGCAGGACATTTCAGCACAAGTCGAAGGCGTAAAAAGCTTACGTATTCGCTATGGTCAAGACACGGTAGATGCTCTGTATGTAGAGCTAACCAGTAGTAATTCCAGTGCACTAGACGGCGCAATAGAAACCTTGATTGAAAAATTAAACGCTGTACCAGCCGTAACCGGTGTGGAAAAGTTTGATACTCCTCCTGAAGCCCGTTTAGCGCTTGATCTAACAGAACAAGGGCGTTTATTGGGGCTCGACACCAAGGATCTCGCCAGCCAAGTGGCACAAAATTTCGATGGCACCGTGGTGCAAAAATACCAACGAGATAACGACGAGATTGAAGTTCGTTTAGGCTTCCCTAAAGATCAACAAGAATCTCCCGCGGCGGTGATGGACACCAAAATCGCTCTCGAAAATGGTTCAAGAATTCCACTTTCGACCGTGGCACGCTTAACGAAAACAGAAGTTCAGACCGACATTATCCGTATTGATGGTAAGCGCTCTTATTATCTTTCAGCCGAAGTAGACAAAGACGTCATGTCCTCTACAGAAGTGGTCGACTATCTGCAAAGCGCCATCATGCCTAATTTGCAAAAGCAATTTTCCAGTGTGAATTTTAATTTTTCAGGCGAGGCTCAAGAACAAGAAGAAACAGAATCGTCTTTGGCTAAAATGTTTATGCTGGCACTACTGATCATTTATGCCTTGCTAGCCATTCCGTTAAAATCTTACAGCCAGCCAATCATTATCATGATGGCGATTCCATTTGGCATCATTGGTGCTCTTTTAGGCCACTGGATAAATGATCTCGCCTTAAGCATTTTCTCGCTCAATGGCATCTTGGCTCTGAGTGGCGTGGTGGTAAACGACAGTTTGTTGCTGGTTTCACGATTCAACGACATTCGCAAAGACACAGTGCATGTAAAACAAGCTATTCGCCAAGCTTGCCAAAGCCGTTTACGCGCGGTTTTGCTAACGTCTTTCACCACTTTTGCGGGACTCATTCCAATTTTGTGGGAAACCTCAAGGCAAGCTCAAGCATTGATTCCAGCAGCGGTTTCACTTGGTTACGGCATTATGTTCGCCACCGTTATTACACTAATTTTGATCCCTGTTTTATTGATGATCAAAGAAGATAT
- a CDS encoding efflux RND transporter periplasmic adaptor subunit produces the protein MKTSSQWILLILSLLVAVAAYFYIDNALNKKAYDIGRPLPEKKEEALDVSVISVIASSHKATIQASGIANPRYKLTLNSKVSGEVIKVSDQLEAGQRVKKGDRLVSLNNKELNSAVANARKNLASAELALKEEMRQGDQARAEWKAAGFKGDPDSDLVLRVPQLASAKAEVDSAKAALLEAQDNLKHTEIVAPFDALVISRSISPGSYLSSGGEVATLYSTDRAEITINLASTDWQKLPDMKTLLNRRTSVIIHSIDSNDQWQGRVIGIDQHIDTTTRMRSLIVGVDSPLDQTPPLFPGSFVTTQLEGKAIDNLWKLPSTALSQKSEIWYVNDEKRLDAFDTTPFFVDSQSIYILVPETLRNRAYQVIKKPFSSYLKNTLVNPSEQSQ, from the coding sequence ATGAAAACCTCTTCACAATGGATACTACTTATCCTCTCTTTGCTTGTCGCAGTCGCTGCTTATTTTTATATAGACAACGCCCTAAACAAAAAAGCGTATGACATTGGTCGACCGCTGCCTGAGAAGAAAGAAGAAGCTCTAGACGTGAGCGTTATTTCGGTTATCGCCTCCAGCCATAAAGCCACTATCCAGGCTTCTGGCATTGCCAACCCAAGATACAAATTAACTCTGAACAGCAAAGTCAGTGGCGAAGTGATCAAAGTATCAGATCAATTAGAAGCAGGACAACGTGTAAAAAAAGGCGACCGACTCGTCAGTTTAAACAACAAAGAGCTCAACAGCGCGGTCGCCAATGCCAGGAAAAACTTAGCCAGTGCTGAGCTAGCACTAAAAGAAGAAATGCGCCAAGGCGATCAAGCCCGAGCTGAATGGAAAGCCGCAGGGTTTAAAGGCGATCCAGATTCTGATCTGGTATTACGAGTTCCTCAACTGGCCAGCGCGAAAGCGGAAGTAGACTCAGCAAAAGCCGCATTATTGGAAGCCCAAGACAATCTAAAACATACTGAAATCGTCGCCCCATTTGATGCACTAGTAATCAGTCGCAGTATTTCACCCGGCTCTTACTTAAGCTCAGGCGGCGAAGTGGCTACTTTATACAGCACAGACCGAGCCGAAATCACCATTAATCTTGCCAGTACCGATTGGCAAAAGTTGCCTGACATGAAAACGCTACTTAACCGTCGCACCTCCGTGATTATCCATAGCATAGATTCCAATGACCAATGGCAAGGCCGCGTCATCGGTATAGATCAACACATTGATACCACCACCAGAATGCGCAGTTTAATTGTCGGTGTTGATTCACCACTGGATCAAACACCACCGCTCTTCCCCGGATCATTTGTCACCACACAATTAGAAGGCAAAGCCATTGATAATTTATGGAAACTGCCAAGCACAGCCTTAAGTCAGAAAAGTGAAATTTGGTACGTGAATGACGAAAAACGCCTTGATGCTTTTGATACCACGCCGTTTTTCGTTGATTCCCAATCCATCTACATTTTGGTGCCTGAAACTCTTAGAAACCGAGCCTATCAAGTCATTAAAAAGCCATTTAGTAGCTATTTAAAAAACACTCTTGTTAATCCGTCAGAGCAGTCTCAATAA